In Massilia forsythiae, one DNA window encodes the following:
- the tssK gene encoding type VI secretion system baseplate subunit TssK, with protein sequence MSLGAKILWSEGLTLGPQHFQRQDMYHETRLLGMVSALHPNFWGVRSLQWNLQGLGHNLLEAQAMSLIFQDGAVYDAPAADLLPVALDLAQLPQEINTFTIYAALPTIRPHGANAEEGGRYALAEAETSDLFSDAVPIDVPFLKKRIRLLTHAEPRDGHVGFPVLRIHRDPRGGFEADPAFVPPCVALEAAPPLRQLLDGLMSALTAKAVSLHRAHRKTNAATFEVHAGDITSWWMLNIIGTANASLQHYARSRVGHPEALYEKLLALAGGLLTFSDRYATSDLPAYVHDEPGIAFAQLDTVIRDLVDTVISARYFTIELVAQDHRRTHYRGALDTSKLGEDMQLCLAVSADMPALELVAAVPVRFKIGSPDDIERIVMSALPGITLKHMPQVPAAVPVRPDTYYFLLTTRSGLYENALKAQAIAVYAPDGMRDLKIELIAFTQ encoded by the coding sequence ATGAGCCTGGGAGCGAAAATCCTGTGGTCCGAAGGGCTGACGCTGGGACCGCAGCATTTCCAGCGGCAAGACATGTACCACGAGACGCGGCTGCTCGGCATGGTGTCCGCCCTTCACCCCAACTTCTGGGGCGTGCGCTCGCTGCAGTGGAACCTGCAAGGGCTCGGGCACAACCTGCTCGAAGCGCAGGCAATGTCGCTGATCTTCCAGGATGGCGCGGTCTACGATGCCCCCGCGGCGGACCTGCTGCCGGTTGCGCTCGACCTGGCCCAGTTGCCGCAGGAGATCAACACCTTCACGATCTACGCCGCGCTCCCGACCATCCGGCCGCACGGCGCCAATGCGGAAGAGGGCGGCCGCTATGCGCTGGCAGAAGCGGAAACGTCCGACCTGTTCAGCGATGCGGTGCCGATCGACGTGCCGTTCCTGAAAAAGCGCATCCGCCTGCTCACCCACGCCGAGCCGCGCGACGGCCACGTCGGCTTTCCGGTGCTGCGCATCCACCGCGATCCGCGCGGCGGCTTCGAGGCCGATCCGGCCTTCGTGCCGCCGTGCGTGGCGCTCGAAGCCGCCCCGCCGCTGCGGCAACTGCTGGACGGCTTGATGAGCGCGTTGACCGCCAAGGCCGTGTCGCTGCACCGTGCGCACCGCAAGACCAACGCCGCCACCTTCGAAGTGCATGCCGGCGACATCACCTCGTGGTGGATGCTGAACATCATCGGCACGGCGAACGCCTCGCTGCAGCACTACGCGCGCTCGCGCGTGGGGCATCCGGAGGCGCTTTACGAAAAACTGCTGGCGCTGGCGGGCGGCTTGCTGACGTTCTCGGACCGCTACGCGACGTCGGACCTGCCCGCCTATGTGCACGACGAGCCGGGCATTGCATTCGCCCAACTCGATACGGTGATCCGCGACCTGGTCGATACCGTCATCTCGGCCAGGTACTTCACGATCGAGCTGGTCGCACAAGACCATCGCCGCACCCATTATCGGGGCGCGCTCGATACGTCCAAACTGGGCGAGGACATGCAGCTGTGCCTGGCCGTCAGCGCCGACATGCCGGCGCTCGAGCTGGTGGCGGCGGTGCCGGTGCGCTTCAAGATCGGCTCGCCCGACGACATCGAACGCATCGTGATGTCGGCGCTGCCCGGCATCACGCTCAAGCACATGCCGCAGGTGCCGGCGGCGGTGCCGGTGCGTCCGGATACCTATTACTTCCTGCTGACCACCAGGAGCGGGCTGTACGAGAATGCGCTCAAGGCGCAGGCGATCGCGGTCTATGCGCCGGACGGCATGCGCGACCTGAAGATCGAACTGATCGCCTTTACCCAGTGA
- a CDS encoding LexA family transcriptional regulator: protein MKRLYEAAEVLAGLKTQADIARALNQSQQTVNNWEARGISKAGLLKAQGAIGCSATWLETGASPMALAARPGDDGAEVALADAVDNPFIEEAKGVRIGDEPDTIPIRKVTLKLRAGVTGFETEPDLADLDDGGVLHLPRAVIEANKLVPHQLLAIRVRGQSMEPMMFEDDVVVVNTADRKPISREIYALNFNGEALVKQLVKRNSEWFLCSVNVDFGPINVRSGQCSVVGRVVYQPGRVLTGRL, encoded by the coding sequence ATGAAACGCCTCTACGAGGCTGCCGAGGTGCTGGCCGGGCTGAAGACACAGGCGGACATCGCCCGTGCCCTGAACCAGTCACAACAGACGGTCAACAATTGGGAAGCCCGCGGCATCTCGAAGGCGGGCTTGTTGAAGGCGCAAGGCGCGATCGGCTGCTCGGCCACCTGGCTGGAAACCGGCGCGTCGCCGATGGCGCTGGCGGCGCGCCCGGGCGACGACGGTGCCGAAGTGGCGCTAGCGGACGCCGTCGACAATCCCTTCATCGAGGAAGCCAAGGGTGTGCGCATCGGCGACGAGCCGGACACCATCCCGATCCGCAAGGTCACCCTGAAACTGCGCGCCGGCGTGACCGGGTTCGAGACCGAGCCGGACCTGGCGGACCTGGACGATGGCGGCGTGCTGCACCTGCCGCGCGCGGTCATCGAGGCCAACAAGCTGGTGCCGCATCAGCTGCTGGCGATCCGCGTGCGCGGCCAGAGCATGGAGCCGATGATGTTCGAGGACGACGTGGTGGTGGTGAACACGGCGGACAGGAAGCCGATCAGCCGCGAGATCTATGCGCTGAATTTCAACGGCGAGGCGCTGGTCAAGCAGCTGGTCAAGCGCAACAGCGAGTGGTTCCTGTGTTCGGTGAACGTGGATTTCGGGCCGATCAACGTGCGCAGCGGGCAGTGCAGCGTGGTGGGACGGGTGGTGTACCAGCCCGGGCGGGTGTTGACCGGGCGCCTGTGA
- the tssE gene encoding type VI secretion system baseplate subunit TssE produces the protein MQRFVPGLFDRLDADDDSDAHGRLRPSPGRADAWQESITRDLEALLNTRSALLPQALAGYDEVGKSVVNYGLIDFAGMCMTSDADQKRICTAVRLAIERHEPRLHKVSATLQPRKGAINRVDFVITAELKNDQSAEAMQFNAVFQPSLQRYSLQRIRSAP, from the coding sequence ATGCAGCGTTTCGTGCCCGGCTTGTTCGACCGTCTGGATGCCGACGACGATAGCGACGCCCACGGCCGCTTGCGCCCGTCACCCGGGCGCGCCGACGCGTGGCAGGAAAGCATCACGCGCGACCTGGAAGCGCTGCTCAACACCCGCTCGGCCCTGCTGCCCCAGGCGCTGGCCGGCTACGACGAGGTCGGCAAGTCCGTGGTCAACTACGGCCTGATCGACTTCGCCGGCATGTGCATGACCAGCGACGCCGACCAGAAGCGCATCTGCACCGCGGTGCGGCTGGCAATCGAGCGCCACGAACCGCGCCTGCACAAGGTCAGCGCCACGTTGCAGCCCAGGAAAGGCGCCATCAACCGGGTCGACTTCGTGATCACCGCCGAACTGAAGAACGATCAATCGGCCGAAGCGATGCAATTCAACGCCGTGTTCCAGCCATCGCTGCAGCGCTATTCGCTGCAGCGCATCCGCAGCGCTCCTTAG
- the tssG gene encoding type VI secretion system baseplate subunit TssG translates to MMERLTTAPHRYRFAQLLNILVRVLRRQGIPYAQAFGQVLRFRNSLSLGFPASEIESLRVEPADGTALHRIHITPAFIGLLGASGTLPLHDTERAAAKTGPGGDESWKPFIDLFSNRAIGLFYEAWGKYRVEHGFNTRGQDDLLPLLSALGGLRPAGFGPGKPHASLPAQVGAYYAGLLGTRPIAASTVERVLGDYFGVPVRLEEFVGAWDPLPAQRRSTLGVTDPVLGFGAALGSRIWRNDVRVRLHIGPLDEEAAQAFLPRGRSHAALTEMVELFSVPCVQYEVRLLLDKPALKPLTLATRGPERRRLGLNSFLTVSAGKASRPDIRSILRLTPVAKTGR, encoded by the coding sequence ATGATGGAACGTCTGACCACGGCGCCGCACAGGTACCGCTTCGCCCAATTGCTGAACATCCTGGTGCGCGTGCTGCGCCGCCAGGGCATTCCGTATGCCCAGGCGTTCGGCCAGGTGCTGCGCTTCCGTAACAGCCTGTCGCTGGGCTTCCCGGCCAGCGAGATCGAAAGCCTGCGGGTCGAGCCGGCGGACGGCACTGCCCTGCACCGCATCCACATCACGCCGGCGTTCATCGGCCTGCTGGGCGCCAGCGGCACCCTGCCCCTGCACGATACCGAACGGGCGGCCGCCAAGACGGGGCCGGGCGGCGACGAAAGCTGGAAACCGTTCATCGACCTGTTCTCGAACCGCGCCATCGGCCTGTTCTACGAGGCCTGGGGAAAATACCGCGTCGAACACGGCTTCAACACCCGCGGCCAGGACGACTTGCTGCCGCTGCTGAGCGCACTAGGCGGCCTGCGGCCGGCCGGCTTCGGACCGGGCAAGCCGCACGCATCGCTGCCGGCGCAGGTCGGCGCCTACTATGCCGGGCTGCTCGGGACGCGTCCGATCGCTGCCTCGACCGTGGAGCGCGTACTGGGCGACTACTTCGGGGTTCCGGTGCGTCTCGAGGAATTCGTCGGCGCCTGGGATCCGCTCCCGGCGCAACGGCGCAGCACACTGGGCGTGACCGACCCGGTCCTCGGCTTCGGCGCCGCCTTGGGCTCGCGCATATGGCGCAACGATGTGCGCGTGCGCCTTCACATCGGTCCGCTGGATGAAGAAGCGGCGCAGGCGTTCCTGCCGCGTGGCCGCTCGCATGCGGCGTTGACGGAGATGGTCGAGCTGTTCTCGGTGCCTTGTGTGCAGTACGAAGTCAGGCTGTTGCTGGACAAGCCGGCGTTGAAGCCGCTGACGCTGGCGACCAGGGGGCCGGAGCGCAGGCGCCTCGGCTTGAATTCCTTCCTGACGGTCAGCGCCGGCAAGGCGAGCCGGCCGGATATCCGTTCCATTCTCCGTCTGACGCCAGTTGCAAAGACTGGACGATAA
- the tssF gene encoding type VI secretion system baseplate subunit TssF — protein sequence MDQLFAQYERELVTMRQLCREYAERYPKVAAKLQLGGDACDDPHVERLIQAVALLCARVSKRLDDSYPQFTEALLELLFPHYLRPFPSCAIARVMPSAQDTGSSCGSGGKTVARGTSLASKPVHGVACTFRTVYAVAPSPAAIASVKFDALIRAPASTRLAPGVTASIAIEFACAAAMHAQHAAPLRLYLDGDASFCAALRDALFLRASAAYVQAGTESEWRPLAALPVAPVGFADDEALIPFDARSQRAYRILAEFFAFPEKFNFVDIDLAAVRARLPANCTRFTLHLALAGVAPGSDQARMLAGLSAHSLLPGCTPVVNLFQQPAVPIGYDQHSADYTVVAHPTHAAAYEIYSVDRVHMVQREGKAFPALEFRPFYSLRHGENDSHKGRYWLLRHDDTLAAISPGHEKAIALVDADGEALAIERSTLSIDLTCTNRELPCLLRTGAAGGDLSVPGATEGATIRFLRRPTRPHRLTNGQGAHWRLISHLTLNHRSLVKEGAHGLREMLTLYDITGSVVSQRQIAGIVGLEHAETTAWIRHKRGASLAHGTEVRLTIDEEAFVGAGLHLFIQVIDQFFALYVQMNSFIELVVLSQRTGEVLCRCKPRSGSMALS from the coding sequence ATGGACCAACTGTTTGCGCAGTACGAACGCGAGCTCGTCACGATGCGGCAGCTGTGCCGCGAATATGCCGAGCGCTATCCGAAGGTCGCGGCCAAGCTGCAACTGGGCGGCGACGCCTGCGACGATCCGCACGTCGAGCGCCTGATCCAGGCGGTCGCGCTGCTGTGCGCGCGCGTGTCGAAGCGCCTGGACGACAGCTATCCGCAATTCACGGAAGCGCTGCTGGAACTGCTGTTTCCGCACTACCTGCGGCCATTTCCCTCGTGCGCGATCGCACGCGTCATGCCGTCCGCGCAAGACACCGGCAGCAGCTGCGGCAGCGGCGGCAAGACGGTTGCGCGCGGCACCTCGCTGGCATCGAAGCCGGTGCACGGCGTGGCGTGCACGTTTCGCACCGTCTACGCTGTCGCGCCGTCCCCGGCCGCCATCGCTTCGGTCAAATTCGATGCGCTCATCCGCGCGCCGGCATCGACCAGGCTGGCGCCGGGCGTGACGGCATCGATCGCCATCGAGTTCGCCTGCGCGGCGGCCATGCACGCGCAACACGCGGCGCCGTTGCGGCTGTATCTCGACGGCGACGCCTCGTTCTGCGCGGCGCTGCGCGATGCGCTGTTCCTGCGCGCGTCGGCAGCCTATGTCCAGGCCGGAACGGAAAGCGAATGGCGGCCGCTGGCCGCGCTGCCGGTCGCGCCGGTCGGCTTCGCCGACGACGAGGCGCTGATCCCGTTCGACGCCCGTTCGCAGCGCGCCTACCGCATCCTGGCGGAGTTCTTCGCCTTCCCGGAAAAATTCAACTTCGTCGACATCGACCTGGCCGCCGTGCGCGCGCGCCTACCGGCGAACTGCACGCGCTTCACGCTGCACCTGGCATTGGCCGGCGTGGCGCCGGGTTCGGACCAGGCCAGGATGCTGGCCGGCCTGTCGGCCCACAGCCTGCTGCCCGGCTGCACCCCGGTGGTCAACCTGTTCCAGCAGCCGGCGGTCCCGATCGGCTACGACCAGCACAGCGCCGACTACACCGTGGTGGCCCATCCCACGCACGCGGCCGCCTATGAAATCTATTCGGTGGACCGGGTCCACATGGTACAGCGCGAGGGAAAAGCCTTCCCGGCGCTCGAATTCCGTCCCTTCTATTCGCTACGGCATGGCGAGAACGACAGCCATAAAGGCCGCTATTGGCTGCTGCGCCACGACGACACGCTGGCCGCCATCAGTCCCGGCCACGAAAAGGCCATCGCCCTCGTCGATGCCGACGGCGAGGCCCTGGCGATCGAGCGGAGCACGCTGTCGATCGACCTCACCTGCACCAACCGCGAACTGCCATGCCTGTTGAGAACCGGGGCGGCCGGCGGCGACCTGTCGGTTCCCGGCGCCACAGAAGGCGCGACGATCCGCTTCCTGCGCCGGCCCACGCGGCCGCATCGCCTGACGAACGGCCAGGGCGCCCACTGGCGCCTGATCTCGCACCTGACGCTGAACCACCGTTCGCTCGTCAAGGAAGGCGCGCATGGCCTGCGCGAGATGCTGACCCTGTACGACATCACCGGTTCGGTGGTCTCGCAACGCCAGATCGCCGGCATCGTCGGGCTGGAACATGCCGAAACCACCGCCTGGATCCGGCACAAGCGCGGCGCCTCGCTGGCGCACGGCACCGAAGTGCGCCTGACGATCGACGAGGAAGCTTTCGTGGGCGCCGGCCTGCATCTCTTCATCCAGGTGATCGACCAGTTCTTTGCGCTGTACGTCCAGATGAACAGCTTCATCGAGCTGGTGGTCCTGTCGCAGCGAACCGGGGAGGTACTGTGCCGATGCAAACCGAGAAGCGGCAGCATGGCGCTGTCATGA